The genomic segment CATCTATGTAGCTCTCTAAAGAATTAAAGCTTGCATGTTACTTGTTTACATCTGCATTCTTGCAGAAAAGCCTCCTTACTTTATGTTGCTACACACTGTTAAGAACAAGCTGCTGAGAGTCAGCACCAAGTTTACAGGTAAGGTTTAGTGTATGTGACAACATACACACCAtcttttctaatgcattttgaAAGTGACTGCCATTCTTTAGGGAGGGGACTGTTCTCTCTTTACGCAGTGATTCTTGAGGAATTGCTACTATGGGTAAACTCTGTAAGAATCAGCACGTTCACTAGTTCGTTGGTTAGCCAGCATATTTACCTGCCGTCCCGCTTGTCCGTGCTTATGCTTCCCTCACTCTTCCAATTTGTTTGCCTAGGTGGATTTGAACCAGTCTCTCTTGGATGTCTACCATGTGGTATCTCAGGTCTGTCATGAATTATCACTGTTCTTCTTTCATCTCTGTCTCCTCGCACTTCTCGTCTGTCTGTGTCTCGAAGTTCACTCCTTGGTTGTGGTGGTTCATTTCTTCTGGACTCACTGAAGTTCTTGGGATATCTCTCAAACCCCGGCTCTTCTCTTCGTGCTGTTGGACGAGTCTTTTTTGCTTCACCTTGATTTACAAAACGTTCTCGCCTAAGTTgttaaagtagaaaaaaatcacatgcttGTCTCCCATCTTCCCACTTCTCTGCACATGGAAGCACAATGTGAGCTTACAAAAATATCTTTGTATTACATGTTCATTACTATATATGTGACATATATCTAAATGATCCTTCCCACCTaagttgtatttatttctaCAGTTGTGATTTTGAGCTCGAGTTCTTATAGCCAGTTTAACATTTCTTTATGCATTTACCAGTTCACTTTTTAGTCAGTATAATTTAAGCAATTGTAGGGCTTTCTTTTTGCCTTGTATGAAGCAGAGAGAATGCTAGATTTCGAGTCACATAGAAAATATAGTTCTAGCTCACTGCAGCACAAAAGCAGAAGTCCAGAAGCTACAATTATGTGGTCTTAACAACTGGTTACTGGAGAAgtttaatggaaataaaattggAACTGGAACCAGCATTTACTGCACAGTAAATTGACTGCATGGATTCACGTGAATGTGACTTGTGAAAGAAATACTCttaattctgattaaaaaaGTTGCTTCTAGCCTTGCTTCTTAAGCAGGTAAGTAAGCACATAGGACAGATCTAATCCATTGGAACCCACTTATGACTAGATATGAAAGCGGAATGATCACAACACCTCTTCTGAACTGTCACCCAGAAGAGACCACCAGGCAGTTAACTTAAAGTCCACAGACAAAAATCAAACTAGGTTCCATGGTATAAATTGCTAACCCTGAAGACACAAGAAATTTTGGGACACTCCTGCAATTCTATTGCATCAGAACTCTATAAAGCCTTTAGCActattttaaattttgaagAGTTATGAGTGAAATGCAAGAAGATGTGGGCAGGTAAATACTCGCCCTGTTACCTAAACTTACCTATCAAAAGATGATGATGGAACAGAAGAACCTTCTGGGTATCGTCCCCGTTCTCTGTGATCAAAATCATTAAACCTGTTCTGCTGGCGACTGTAATCTGAACTGTGACTAAACCGTGCATCTGTATCAAGAGCCATCTTCTTATTCTCATTCCAGTAAGGATCATCTctcctttaaataaaataaatgaattctcATCAGTTGCATGGATCCAAATCAGGGCCTAATACACAGAAAATTGTTACGAGTCAGCTGTTTTAAAGATGTGCATTTGACCTTCGGAAGGCTACTAACAGAACTGGACTCTTCAAATAGTGGATGaaatcatttaaagaaaaaaaccccaagcactCCTGTTTAAAGTGCAAattaaagagacaaaaatatCAATAGAATACTCAATAAAATCTAAGCAATAGCACAgtgttgggcactttaaaaggaaccaacaaacaaaccaaaacccaagaaaaacatcaatgtagcaaaaaaaaaaaaaaaaaagccttccaagggaaaaagaaaagaagccctctaggaaaaaaaacaaacccaaacccaaaccaatgaACACCCACAAATCAGAACAGCTTTCTCAGGAAAGAGCAGGTTAGGAAACATCACAACTTGCTTACGAAAAACattcagctgctctgtgatAAGAATATGAGATATTAAGTGTATTATCAGTAGCTGTATTTACTCCTCTAGTGAACAAGTATTAATATTCTGCTACTGTATCTACTGTGACAACTTACATTTACCTTCCACTGTTCCCCTGATACATCAATTTTATGGCTGAGGTCTCAGCCCTATTTTTATAGCCAAGTAAAGATCAAAACCAGTTCATTCATGTGGCTCAAATGGCAAATAACAGATGTTAATCAGcttcagtaaaaatgaaagccaTCACATTGACTTCCTGAAGCATCCACTTACCAGAAATGTGAATTCTTAAAGCAGAAGCTAGGAATTTCAGCCattctcagcttttctcagcaAAGGTACTGAATTACGTTACACTCTTTTTGTACAGTAAGAATTAATTCACAGGATGCTTCCCTTATTTCAGAACTCTCTCCTATAGATAAGGTATGTTTCCTGCTTAGCATAAACTGATGTCAAAACCAAATACCTGAAAGCCAGCTCTTCTGTGAAGACTTGTTTCAGgtacaaatgcattttcaagtCTGACACAAGGCTGGTATCTGTTTCATTTAATAAACGCTGTCAAACCATGGTTTGAGAATTAGATCTACATATACCTGTGATCTACATCACGTGGTCGTTTCAAAgaatttctcttctcttgttcaTAACGAAGTTGCTGCTGTTGTCGACGAAGTTCCTCCCTTTCACGTGCAATACGCTCCGCTTCTTTTCGGCGTTCCTACCATGAGAGCGAAGGGTCAATAAACACAACAAACAATAACCCTTTATTAGAGACACCCGTAACAGTTAGCAAGTATATGGAATTAATAGTTGATAATTTTCTATCAAAGACTAACATAATTAATCCTCGGATAGCATCTAAGATTAAAGAGCATATGGAATATATTTCCAAAAAGAGTAGACAGCAGATCTGGAGAAGCTATTGGCTATTAGAAATAACTCCAGGTGAATTCCTGCACTGCTACTGTATTTGTTGGTCAGGAACACCGTCATCAAGCTGCAAAACATCCTCTAGGAAACATCTAGTAAAATTACGGAAGGCCTGTAGGACAACATGCTCCGATGTAGTTTGCTTTTAGAGACAGACATGTATAGCCTCCGCATAAACCAGTAACGAGAATTTGCTATCAAATTACAAGTCGAGCGAAAAAGATAAAGATTACTGCTGTGGTACACTTTGGATTTTGTAGTGTTTGGTTGGTTCTTTAATGGGCCGGGTGAAAAGGTGAGGATCAAAATTCACTGCAAGTGCCAACTATCCAAAAGGATACTGCACCGCAAGCCAAAACAGAAACACGCACACCTGCTCAATACGGACACGCTCTCTTTCCAACCGCTCCCGTTCCAtcctttccctctccagcttttgcCTTTCGATTTCTAATCGTTCCCTTTCTCTCTGTAAGCACTCTTCTCGTTCGTGCATTATTCGTATGCGTTCTCTCTCACGACGCTCCCTCTCAGCAATTTCTCTTCgcctaaagaaaaaaggagaaaaagggaaagatgtGGCAGAAACTGATCTAAAATTTCTCATCCAAAACTAACATCACCTGAGGTACAGACACTGAGAAAAACTATTTCAGAGTAAGGTCTTGACAGAAGTCCCAGAATAAGAAGTCTACTCCTTTTAGCCCCAAGTAGCCAAACTGGTTTTAGCATATTCTGTAAAACCATTTAAGCAGATCTAGGAAAAGTTTTATCATCATCCTTGATGTATTCCATGCTGGATTCATATTTTTATGCTGTCATTTGGCAAACAATAACAACAGCTTAGCTAAGAATAGGATCTtgatcttaaaaataaatgctattttaGCTCTTGTCCTCTTCAAGCTAACAAAAAATTTACTTGTTTTTTATCCAAAACCAAGACAGACTAACATGACCACTCTGACTTGCACAGGTTAGGTACACTTGTCAAAGCTTCATTTGGCTTTCATCTTTCCACCTCCCCTAGTACTTTACAAGAATCAGGAAAGGCATTTTCTCATTAAGCTTTATGGTTGCTACAAATTCCTTTATTTAGGGAAATCCAGCTAACAGAAGTCATTTAACTATCCTTTGCAAGCTTTTGGACAGATGAAAAGAGCAGAATAGAACAGTACAGCTGTTTAGTCCTTTTACTTAAAGGAACAAGATTATTATGCTCAATTTGTCATTAAGATATAGAACAGttctctgtttaaaaacagaTACCCCCAAATACTATCTCTGTCCACATCTCCTAGTCAACTTCTCctcttttcaaacagaaaactggCATGCAGTAACACTTATGAGATATACCCCCCATAACCAGCACTAAGCTGTGTGTTTACATTTATGGCTGTTAACAGATTAAACAAGAATTCTGGAGTCCATTAATTTATGTAAAGGTACTGACAGGCAGAGTCCCAGACTTTTAGCATCTGAGCAAAAGGCTTGACAGAATGCATTCCGAGTGGGTTTCTAAATATAGTATCTGATCAATTAATGTAGAAAATAGCCTTTAGCAAAAAGATGAATTACTACCTTCGGAGTTCAACAGCTCGTCGTATTCTTTCCAATCGAACCATGTGTTCTCGCAATCTCTGTTCCTTCATCTTTTCAAAAGGCAAGATATCCTTTCTACCCCTGTATTCCCTGAATTTCACTTTATCTTGAATAATACGCTCTTTGTTCCTCAATATCTGTGGCTATAGATAGAGATTACAATGGTTATTTCAGAAGTCTCATTCATTTAGGGAGATTTCTGGATGCTATGTTCAAATATCATTAACTACTTAGCTATCCCAAAGCATACAAAGCTTCTATCTAAGCTTAACAGTTTGTGGTAGTTCACTTCTCATTGAAAATATCAACTGTAAGGGAGTGTCAAATCAGATAAGCATTGCATCAAATCTATACATACTTACTTTATCAAACCTTCCCCTTCTAACTGTCCTAGTGTGGCCTTGGTCTCCTTTCATTTGGTCTAAAACTACAACTTGACCTGGGCTTTTACCACCTGGTGaaagggggagaagaaaagaagaaaaagaaaagaaaaagaagaagggtttaacacacacatacatccCTATTCGCCTATTACAGCTTTTCCTTAATGAAATTTCTGAATCCCTGAATGGAAGTGTTACTGACAGAAGCAGCATACCAGCACATGGCTGTAATTAAGTAGTAATATAAAATCTGGAAGCTTTTATATCAGCTCCAAAGTAATTATGTTACTGAGTctaaaaaaagaacaagtgtTTAATTGTCTGGTTTGCAATAAGAGCAAAAACATGTCCACGAAACAAGTCAGACACACATATACAACAGGACGAAGACATGGCTATATTGCATacttattcttttcttttcttcagtttttttaGTGGATTCTTGACTGGGGCCACTCGCTCCATTATCACTCTTCTCATCtttaccttctgttttcttggcttctttactttcttttttttcagatttctcagatttcttttcttcttttttggttGATGGAGTTCTTATTAGGAAGGAAACACAAATGCAATGAGGAAAATTCAACTGAAAAGATTTTCACAACTTCAGAAGACATGTGCAATTTCTTACTTGCTGGCTTTATCACTTGAGGCAGTCTTCTTATCTCCCATGCTCCTACCAGAACCAGATTTATCATCACTTTCTTTCTTCAGCTCCTTTTTGGAGGGATCCCCTTTCACCTACgttttttccccaaaaacaAATAGGTTAATACAGATTCTTGCATAAGATGGTCTATTTTGGGAAGTTTTCATCTCATTAAACCTACTTTCTCAACAGAAATTTGTTGTCCATGCAGCTCTGTTCGATGAAGGTGTGCAATACATCTAGCCACTTCTGTACTAGAGGACATTGTTACTATGCCATAACATTTTGCCCCTGGGCTTCGTGCATTTGTGACCACCTTTGCACCAAGTACCTATATAAACAGGTAAAATTTAGGTTTTGAGAGAGACATTTCTAGTAAGGAACTATCGTATTCCAATAGTATTTTTTCCCTAGTatgtaaaaaacaaagcaaaaccacccaataacaacaaaaaaccccaccccactGGAAAGACTGACACTCCCAAGTTTCCAAAGGCATGTAATTCCACAGGAAATTGAAGCGTTGAGAACTTTATCCCAACTTTCACATCAAGGCTTTGATATTAATGCTTACATATTAATGCTTACATCCCATTTTGAGAAGTCACAACTTCATGCACATTATCTAAATGCTTCTTTTGAAAGTTACTGTCAGAATTCATTCACAGAAACACCACTGATCTGAATTTGACAGTTCATGTCTGACAGATTAATCCCCCCAAAAGCTGCCAAGTAGTGGCAGGAAGGCGTAAGTTGTATGATGAAGTAACTCAATAAGGGGGCCAGTTCTTCAAAGGCATCTATCAAATGCATCAGGCAATTTTAGCAACCAGCTCTTTGACACCTGCTTCTCGAGAAAGCACTGTGTTCCTTGCTAGAATTTCTGTAATTATTGGAGCCAGTTATCTTGATGTAGTCATGCTCTAACGCAACAATTTTGTCTTTCTAGCAGCCTGTAATGGTATAGTCATTTAGACATTATGTATTTCCCGGTTAATTTAAAACTGGGAAGCTAAGTAAATACAGGTAACAAGTATCTTTACAGCAAAACCAGCTAAAGAACTGGAAGTTTTAACAAAACATACTCTTGGGTTTCAGCACTTGTGAAGGCATTAAATAAAATCACCTACTAAATTCATTAGAAAAATCAGATATCCAATAATCAACACACATATGTGATATTCACAGCGTTAAGGTTCTAGCCAGTGCCCAAGATACAATAATGTCATAACTGCAAAGGCTTATACAAATGCTGTGAACTTGCAGTTACCAGCAGCTCCTTCCAGAAAATGAGAACTGcaataaaaattgttttcaagaAGACTGTTTAGCTTATATGGATTCTGCATTGTTCTATGGAATTTGTATGTTCAATTGAATCTAAAATCCAGGAAAACAGACTTAGTTTAAGCAGCTTGTAAAAAATTCATTGAGTCATTAAAAGAGTCCCTTAAATGAACTCTATTGACTCTAACTTTTCACCTACTTTTCCTATTCACAGGCCCTCGgaacatgttttaaaaagtgtCACAAAGCAGCAGGTTCTATAGAAACTGTTCACATTACAGTTTTCCCAATTAGCACATTACCTTCCTCTCACGGTTAAACACAGTTGCTACAAAAGAACATAGCCATcattatttaattaataaaataacaatttaAGCCAGTCCTTACCAGTCACATTTGTGACATTTCTTTTGCCTCTATGGgaagaataattttttattattaataaataattatttattaattttataggAAGAATAATTTATGGGTTTTACCTCTATGGGAAGAATAATTTCTCACAAAATTAACACGGTTCTTCCCATAAGCATGCACTCTTATTTTAGATGCTGAAAATATAGGGGGGTTTAGCTTATACTGGTTGGACATTTCAATTCAggcttttatttaaataaagtattactcaatttttttaactgaatagAGGGGGAAGAGACACATACAACACACATGGTACCACACCCCATGAAATACCTTTCCATATTTGCCAAAGAGATTTTTCAAGTCAGCAGCTTTTGTGTTGGAAGACAGTCCGCTAACCCACAGGTTTCTAGTTGAACTTCCACTGCTACCACTAACACTGCTTGCACTTCCTGAAACAAGTTTtacaaaacagccaaaaaatTAAGGTGAAAAAGGTACCATGAATATTGAACTAAACTGTTGCTGAAAAGAGAAGTTTAGCCTGTTACCTGTAGTAACTGTTTATCTGGCTACCTTTCTTGAAAAGACttctatatgaaaaaaatatatgtagtaAGATTTCATTCATTTACTCATGTGTTGGAACCATCAGCTTGGGTAACACATATCCAAATGACAGAGCTAGAAAAATCATACAGTTCTTTGTTAAAGGCACACCTTACCCCTCATCTGAGTATGTACATTCAGTATCAACTTCTGAAACTTAACAGTAACTTTTACCCAAGAACATTTTTTTAGCACCCATTTGTCCTTCATCAGTGTGTCTGAACCGTACTCGCATTACCAAAAGATAGCAGAAAGGTAAGTTGAGGAGACTGAGCCTCCAGAATAATGAGCTCAATTCCCTTATTTCTTGAAGTATATGCCTTCCATCCAGaagggctttttaaaaatgctgctggATGTAGAACTGGACGCAACCCACTGAAATGAGTCCTGCAAACTAAGGaaaattctaaagaaaaaaatagaaaaacctTATGTGCTCCCCACAGATAGCAATCATTTTTGCAACAATATAGAACTGGGAGAAAGAGATTCATGTAATCTTATTCCCAAATCTTTTAGCCTTATTGTTTAGTTCAGCCTGTTGTTGTTTGCTGCCAAATGTATGAACTGCTTTTGAGAATGTTAAATTGTAGCCAGGCATACAGGCAAGACCAGGACTGGATCTCAAGCTGAACAGTTGGAAAACTTGGTGGTATGCAGAGTTTTAAAAGGTTATTTAACCACCTTGAAGAAAATAGTAACTTTCCTTCTTCAGTGCAAGAAAGCAACAAATTTCAGTTATCAGCTATCGTCAAAATAAGATATCTTGATAAATTGTGACACACTTAGAATGTCATAAAATATCATTAAAGAGCCACGGCTGAATTGGCTATGTATTTTAAGACAGCCTTACAATTGCTCCACTTACAGTTATATATGCTACATGAAAACACATCTACAGTAtcttcatttaatttccttgtAAGCATATAACTACCATGAAAAGACACACATCTACAGAAGACTGAATTATCTCTATCACAAAAATTTTTCCTCAAATTAATTTATCAGATAAAATTCCATTCATCCATTAATGATATGAGAGAGATTTTTTGACAAAGGTTTTTGGCAGAGAGCTTGGAGGCAAAATAAGGAGACTCATGAGATTATACAAACGCACTTGCTCAAGTATGAAGCAGTGGTATAACTGGTGACATTAACGTGCTCTTGAGCTCCACTCAAGTATGACTTTGTAATCGTAATACAGGGGTTTATGGTAAATGGATAGAAATTCCAACACAAATAGGTCCAGGTTTAATGCACTGAACAACCAGCAGAGCTGTTACACTTGGTTAAGAGTTCACTTTATTTAAAATTGAGCTAGAAttaaaagcaagacaaaaaaaattattggCATTGTTTAATTACTTCCAATTATTTTTTGCTGATCTTGCATACAACATCAACCCAAACTGTAGTATGTAAAGTACAGCAGGCTTCTCTGAAAATTACACCTTTTCATCAAAACAAAGGCTTGCAAAATGGTAAGTGCAATTTGCTCccaaaagtattttgaaataagaGAACATATTTTCATGGAGTCTTTAAGTATTTTTGACCTTATGAGGAATctgacacagggaaaaaaacccaaaccaaaatacaGGCATGAACATGTAACTAGTGACTACTGTAACTCTAGCATGATTCACTACAGATGCACTAGTTCAGTCCTGTAAGCTGTTCTAGCATGCGGCAAGCAGTTTCTCAAACGGGGAAGCACTTAGTTCTGGACAATACTACCCTAATTTGTAATAGTTACCTTTATCATCCTTTGATGTTGTCTTGCTTTCTTTAGATTCCTTAGTAGAGCTagagaagcaaattaaaaatcagaagaaaattgaaaatacAGCATATGGTGGTGCATTTACACTACTAATACTAGCAGACAAGTTAGcattgcaaaaaataaaaataaaaaagggctAGACTGTATATTTGAACAAATGATTCCCTTATGGATTCTTGCACTGATTTTCCCCAAGATGCCTGAAGATCTAGATTTTCTGACAACTCTATTCAGTGGATATATGGCAATCTTCTCCAGATTTCAGGACGGGGACTTGACTTCATTTTGTGTTCATAGAACTGATAGCTGTTCATTACCATCATCACAAGGACATTTAAAAAATCGTcaatttgaaaaaaacaaataaatgctgACAATGCGACAATGCAATCAGAAGGACATAGTGTCTATACGAAGATcttgaattttaaaaagtaacttATGGCGGTCAAAAAAATCTATAGGCAGGAGCATAGGATACTAATTATAAGATTCTTGCTGCTACCCCCATAATGTAGAGTGATCTTATTGAATGCTGGTACTCAGTATCGTAAAGAACTGACATAGAAAAACAAACCTCTTTGCTTGACCAGAGGCCCCAGTAGACGAGGGACCTTTCTTCAAAGTATCCTTTTCTTTGTCTCCAGATTCTGCTTTCTTTGAACTTTCTCTGGCTTCCTTCTTGACGGGATCACCCTTCACGCAGTCTTCCTTCTTACCATCTTTATGGTTCTCAGTCATCTCATagtccttgctttccttctccaggctctGTGAAATGGCATCCTGCCCATCCTTGGGCTTACTTGCTTCAGAATCtgtaattttcacatttttaccTGTTTCTAGGAGGTCATCACCATCAAAATCCAGAGTGATGGCATCTTCAGCCTGGATTGTAACCGATATGTTATCATCCTCAGCTTCTTTCACAGAGGTGTTAGCTTCCATCTCTTCATGAGCCGTGTGATCAGCCTCAGCTAGGCTTTCTTCTGAAGGAAGAGGTTTAGATACTTCTTGTGTACCATCACCAGAACCTGCTTTATCTAAGAGGATTTAACAGGAATAAATATGgcaaaacagaagtttaaacAATTTCATATGCATAAGCTAGAATAGGACCTAGAAAATACAAAGCCAGTTATTAGCACTGATGGAAGGttagaaaaaaacacaaggTGTATTAACACAAATATAAATCCTTTACCCAGGATCACTTATTCTTCCAtggcaaaacacattttctagaGACAAATACCAAAACATTAGGAGGGGGAATATGGTTCCATCCTGGAGATACCCGTTCTTCATAAGAAGTATCCATTTTCCAGTTTAGGATTTAGTGTTCCAGAAGAAAATAGTTGCTTTGAATGCTCACAGTTTGATTTAAGCTGTCTTTGAATCTTCATGGTTCTAGGACTTCTTCCCAAATCCGAAAGAATTACAGTCTTGGAGAATTTCAGCCAGTCTTCCACGCTGGggttctcctttcctttttccattccTAAGCAGTTGTTAGGCAGTCAAGTTTGCTGCACAAGGCTGCTGCAGAACACGGAGTGAGCCTTAATCCAGAGTTCGTAGACAAATGGTTCTCAGTCTTCATCCACTGGAGAGATTTTCCATCTCAGTCCGACACAGGCACCTCCAACCATATTCTTGGATTTGTGCAGATGAGGCACTTCAGCCATAGGGTCCCTCGTAAACATGGAGTCTGTAGTTTTATCCTGTAGCTTCAGTAATGTGTTTATCCCATCTTTTGTAAAGTGATGttgttccatgtcctttgtagTCCACAATATGCAGAATCCTTAAGACTTCTGTCCAGGAAGTCTGTTTGCCCAAGTGCATTACATTCCTTCTATAGTTTCACTAATGAGCATAGCTTACAAAAAGCAGCCACTCCACAGGTTTCCAAACACTTGTTTTACCATCCTATATACAACTGGTATTTCTAAGTGACAGTAAGCCAAGGATATGATGGTCCATACATTTATTGGATGCTCAAGCTCAGTGTAAGGGTGTACCACTTCATTCAATTAAAAATCAGTTACTGCAGTGCAAGCTGGAAGCTCTCACATCAAGACTTACCGTATATTAAAATTGGAGTCCTTGAATActatgttttttttcattaagaatCATAGTATTACAGCTATATTATACATCCACCACAGTAACTGATAAGTACTGTAATCAACTCTTTAAGAGTAAAATAACTCTTAGGAGTGAAATAAACCCACTGACTGCAATGATTCCAGGTGCTGGGCTTAATAAAGAGACAACTGATATTTAGTACTGGAGACAAGCCTAGTATGAGGAAAGAGACTGAATATTACAAGAGAAAGTTGCCTGCTCTACCAGACTAAGACCTCTGAACGCTATTAAACTTTAAACAtacctttctcattttcttcatcttcaccatcctgcaaaaaaagaaagtcaagaCTAAACAGCTCCTACTTTAAAACTTTAAGCAGAACAGTTTGTAGTTTCCATAGAATTTCTATCCTTTGAAGAAGAATTAATGAACCCCAAActgtttccaaagaaaaaatgGTCTAGAAACCAAGCCTGTGCAGCTCTCCCTTGTCAAATCACTGAAAATTTGTACGAAACCTCACTGGTGTGTATCTGCAACACTTGCAGTTTACAATTGGAACACACGGCTATTTTCTTCCCCTTAACTCAATGGGACATTTCTAAACTGTTCCGTATCTTGCTAAAGCCTTCAGAATGGCTGTCTAACTACTACTTTCAATGCAAGCAATCCATCATTAGGTTTAAAATCTTAGGACAGAAGTCAGAAACTAGACAGACTTCCTCCACTAAGTAcgtgaaaataaaaccaagatcttaaaagctatttatttatttatcattaGCCTCTCAGACCAAGGCATGCTTTAGAAGATGTCATTTTCAGACATCAATTCCATGTAACTTAGAAAGAATTTCTGAACTTCAAGATGTTACAGATGTAttaacaccaccaccaccaccacccaaacccaacccttcctcccccctcccatTCTCTGAAGGCAGATTTCTACATTAAAACAGGAGTTTAGGTGTATTATACTATGTTAGCATCTGACA from the Lathamus discolor isolate bLatDis1 chromosome 8, bLatDis1.hap1, whole genome shotgun sequence genome contains:
- the SLTM gene encoding SAFB-like transcription modulator isoform X7; this translates as MAAAASSPAAAGAPAAPAAPASVALPPTESKKITDLRVIDLKSELKRRNLDITGVKTVLISRLKQAIEEEGGDPDNIEITVSADTPTKKPTKSKGKKHEADELTGDALVEDDSFVKVIKESELETQDASDLDGNDELKDFKESVEDENLNSKELPSAEKKRYRDPEPAETTEETEKDSVCQENEGQDVEDYTFPAVHDGEDEENEKDKAGSGDGTQEVSKPLPSEESLAEADHTAHEEMEANTSVKEAEDDNISVTIQAEDAITLDFDGDDLLETGKNVKITDSEASKPKDGQDAISQSLEKESKDYEMTENHKDGKKEDCVKGDPVKKEARESSKKAESGDKEKDTLKKGPSSTGASGQAKSSTKESKESKTTSKDDKGSASSVSGSSGSSTRNLWVSGLSSNTKAADLKNLFGKYGKVLGAKVVTNARSPGAKCYGIVTMSSSTEVARCIAHLHRTELHGQQISVEKVKGDPSKKELKKESDDKSGSGRSMGDKKTASSDKASKTPSTKKEEKKSEKSEKKESKEAKKTEGGKSPGQVVVLDQMKGDQGHTRTVRRGRFDKPQILRNKERIIQDKVKFREYRGRKDILPFEKMKEQRLREHMVRLERIRRAVELRRRREIAERERRERERIRIMHEREECLQRERERLEIERQKLERERMERERLERERVRIEQERRKEAERIAREREELRRQQQQLRYEQEKRNSLKRPRDVDHRRDDPYWNENKKMALDTDARFSHSSDYSRQQNRFNDFDHRERGRYPEGSSVPSSSFDRRERFVNQGEAKKTRPTARREEPGFERYPKNFSESRRNEPPQPRSELRDTDRREVRGDRDERRTVIIHDRPEIPHGRHPRETGSNPPRQTNWKSEGSISTDKRDGSNFYRSERSDRSGREVSGHVRGAPPGSRSSASGYGSREGERGVMGERGGGQHYNEDRHGVERHSRETGPRKEWHGPSSQGSGYHDTRRMGDGRGGGGMMSPHTSNSSPINRVVQITGNSMQRVSGSGFKPFKGGPPRRF
- the SLTM gene encoding SAFB-like transcription modulator isoform X1, with product MAAAASSPAAAGAPAAPAAPASVALPPTESKKITDLRVIDLKSELKRRNLDITGVKTVLISRLKQAIEEEGGDPDNIEITVSADTPTKKPTKSKGKKHEADELTGDALVEDDSFVKVIKESELETQDASDLDGNDELKDFKESVEDENLNSKELPSAEKKRYRDPEPAETTEETEKDSVCQENEGQDVEDYTFPAVHDGEDEENEKDKAGSGDGTQEVSKPLPSEESLAEADHTAHEEMEANTSVKEAEDDNISVTIQAEDAITLDFDGDDLLETGKNVKITDSEASKPKDGQDAISQSLEKESKDYEMTENHKDGKKEDCVKGDPVKKEARESSKKAESGDKEKDTLKKGPSSTGASGQAKSSTKESKESKTTSKDDKGSASSVSGSSGSSTRNLWVSGLSSNTKAADLKNLFGKYGKVLGAKVVTNARSPGAKCYGIVTMSSSTEVARCIAHLHRTELHGQQISVEKVKGDPSKKELKKESDDKSGSGRSMGDKKTASSDKASKTPSTKKEEKKSEKSEKKESKEAKKTEGKDEKSDNGASGPSQESTKKTEEKKRISGKSPGQVVVLDQMKGDQGHTRTVRRGRFDKPQILRNKERIIQDKVKFREYRGRKDILPFEKMKEQRLREHMVRLERIRRAVELRRRREIAERERRERERIRIMHEREECLQRERERLEIERQKLERERMERERLERERVRIEQERRKEAERIAREREELRRQQQQLRYEQEKRNSLKRPRDVDHRRDDPYWNENKKMALDTDARFSHSSDYSRQQNRFNDFDHRERGRYPEGSSVPSSSFDRRERFVNQGEAKKTRPTARREEPGFERYPKNFSESRRNEPPQPRSELRDTDRREVRGDRDERRTVIIHDRPEIPHGRHPRETGSNPPRQTNWKSEGSISTDKRDGSNFYRSERSDRSGREVSGHVRGAPPGSRSSASGYGSREGERGVMGERGGGQHYNEDRHGVERHSRETGPRKEWHGPSSQGSGYHDTRRMGDGRGGGGMMSPHTSNSSPINRVVQITGNSMQRVSGSGFKPFKGGPPRRF